One window of the Trifolium pratense cultivar HEN17-A07 linkage group LG2, ARS_RC_1.1, whole genome shotgun sequence genome contains the following:
- the LOC123909721 gene encoding probable serine/threonine-protein kinase DDB_G0267514 — MDSGNSGSMQSSSCGDEIEEYDSSKPESDQLSMFLNNQLLPSTTTTTTRSISHFLNPPPQSSSLQQQMFDPLANYYMDSLQKSTPSNQNSFLNLDMMWSKGATGRSEQNSNDLSNLMIPSSSSHQNQQAFLLSQVVGETRENINVVGGSVPTTHHSQPLDHHHRQQRGTSLTNDQQNLQNINNSNMGRNNNPKKRSRASRRAPTTVLTTDTTNFRAMVQEFTGIPAQPFSSPFPRTRLDLFGSSRSSFSSSHMDSLPPPPPLQPPYLLRPFAQKIHSFPPSSSMVENLLVSNNNSTTINYHLSQQHQNQQSHHPVMQHNQILGFQSISETATTKYPIGSHQQQTSLEISPNVDSHIKRGSLFEELSHHVNVNNTNNIGNVLHRQNMVPTSSSSDVVVNNNMGSSSSGNQWGTRTNNGGNLGSLSCIEERNCTSDFGIEKGQECAVATTRGEE; from the exons ATGGATTCAGGAAATAGTGGTAGTATGCAATCTTCAAGCTGTGGTGATGAAATTGAAGAGTATGATTCATCAAAACCTGAATCGGATCAGTTGTCGATGTTTCTGAACAATCAATTATtaccttcaacaacaacaacaacaacaagatcAATAAGTCATTTTCTAAACCCACCACCACAATCTTCTTCTTTACAACAACAAATGTTTGATCCATTAGCAAATTATTACATGGATTCATTACAAAAATCAACACCATCAAACCAAAACTCATTTCTAAATCTTGATATGATGTGGTCTAAAGGTGCTACAGGTAGATCTGAACAAAATAGCAATGATCTTAGCAACTTAATGATACCATCATCATCTTCTCATCAAAATCAACAAGCTTTTTTGTTGAGTCAAGTGGTTGGTGAAACAAGAGAAAACATTAACGTTGTTGGTGGTTCTGTTCCTACCACACACCATTCTCAGCCATTagatcatcatcatcgtcaacAACGTGGAACATCGCTTACCAAtgatcaacaaaatcttcaaaacatcaacaataGCAATATGGGTAGAAACAATAATCCTAAGAAAAGATCAAGAGCTTCAAGACGTGCACCAACAACAGTTTTAACAACAGATACAACGAATTTCAGAGCTATGGTTCAAGAATTTACTGGTATACCAGCACAACCATTTTCTTCACCTTTTCCAAGAACAAGATTGGATCTTTTTGGTTCTTCAAGATCATCTTTTTCATCATCTCATATGGATTCTCTACCGCCACCGCCGCCACTCCAACCACCTTATCTTCTTCGGCCTTTTGCTCAGAAAATTCACTCTTTTCCACCTTCTTCATCCATGGTGGAAAATTTGCTAGTGTCTAATAATAATTCAACTACCATTAACTACCATTTATCTCAGCAGCATCAGAATCAGCAGAGTCATCATCCTGTAATGCAACACAACCAAATTCTCGGTTTTCAATCAATTTCTGAAACAGCAACAACAAAATATCCAATTGGGTCCCACCAACAACAAACCTCCTTGGAAATCTCGCCCAATGTTGATTCTCATATCAAAAGGGGTTCTCTTTTTGAAGAATTATCTCATCATGTTAATGTTAACAACACCAACAATATTGGTAATGTTCTTCATCGTCAGAACATGGTTCCCACATCGTCGTCGTCGGACGTGGTGGTCAACAATAATATGGGTAGTTCTTCGTCGGGGAATCAGTGGGGTACGAGAACGAATAATGGAGGAAATCTTGGGTCTTTGAGTTGCATTGAAGAAAGGAATTGTACATCAGATTTTGGTATAGAGAAAGGACAAGAATGTGCTGTGGCTACAACAAGAGGTGAAG AGTAG